The following proteins are encoded in a genomic region of Protaetiibacter sp. SSC-01:
- a CDS encoding MFS transporter gives MNAYLDLLRTRGVARIIAAQLLARFPGGMLSLGFLIHIEHIFHSYGAAGLVLGATSIGQAISGPATSRLMGRFGMRPVLILTTAVCAVAISFIALAPATLPLWAFMLTGLIAGLSYPPVQPAVRTIYPKMVNSRQLTPLFSLDASAQELIWVLGPVVVTFVSLQISSVVGILLSVAFLVGGGAWFIASPELGRVRIPRSKRAFGVVLKRPAVLLSTVVGFLLVGACAAVEAGVVSHFGEGGLEAGLVLAIFSITSLAGGLGFGHVPIGPWALARRMLIVFVGCLVAVWAFEFWTIAGALAIAGVGIAPALAVMFTVVSASVKFSDTAEAYGWIGTGQLIGAALGSAIAGFLIDDLGSQGGFIAAAAFGLLGAIVPAVFVRALPDLRGRDASPIPDTEPVPITPS, from the coding sequence GTGAACGCCTATCTCGACCTGCTGCGCACCCGGGGAGTCGCCCGGATCATCGCCGCGCAGCTGCTCGCCCGCTTCCCCGGCGGCATGCTGTCGCTCGGCTTCCTCATCCACATCGAGCACATCTTCCACAGCTACGGCGCAGCGGGCCTCGTGCTCGGCGCGACGTCCATCGGGCAGGCGATCTCGGGCCCCGCCACGAGCCGGCTCATGGGCCGCTTCGGGATGCGCCCCGTGCTCATCCTCACGACCGCCGTGTGCGCCGTCGCGATCTCGTTCATCGCCCTCGCGCCCGCGACGCTCCCGCTCTGGGCGTTCATGCTCACGGGCCTCATCGCGGGCCTCAGCTACCCGCCGGTGCAGCCCGCCGTGCGCACGATCTACCCCAAGATGGTCAACTCGCGGCAGCTCACCCCGCTGTTCTCGCTCGACGCCTCGGCTCAGGAGCTCATCTGGGTGCTCGGACCCGTCGTCGTGACCTTCGTGTCGCTGCAGATCTCGAGCGTCGTCGGCATCCTGCTGTCGGTCGCCTTCCTCGTGGGAGGCGGCGCGTGGTTCATCGCATCCCCCGAGCTCGGACGCGTGCGCATCCCACGCTCGAAGCGCGCCTTCGGCGTCGTGCTCAAGCGCCCGGCCGTGCTGCTCTCCACCGTCGTCGGCTTCCTGCTCGTGGGGGCGTGCGCGGCCGTCGAGGCCGGCGTCGTGTCGCACTTCGGCGAGGGCGGGCTCGAGGCGGGTCTCGTGCTCGCGATCTTCTCGATCACGTCGCTCGCGGGCGGCCTCGGCTTCGGGCACGTGCCGATCGGCCCGTGGGCGCTCGCCCGCCGCATGCTCATCGTCTTCGTCGGCTGCCTCGTCGCGGTGTGGGCGTTCGAGTTCTGGACGATCGCGGGCGCCCTCGCGATCGCGGGCGTCGGCATCGCGCCGGCTCTCGCGGTCATGTTCACGGTCGTCTCGGCGAGCGTGAAGTTCTCCGACACCGCGGAGGCCTACGGCTGGATCGGCACCGGCCAGCTCATCGGCGCGGCGCTCGGCTCCGCGATCGCCGGGTTCCTCATCGACGACCTCGGGTCCCAGGGCGGCTTCATCGCGGCCGCGGCCTTCGGCCTGCTCGGGGCGATCGTGCCGGCGGTCTTCGTGCGCGCGCTGCCCGACCTGCGGGGCCGCGACGCGAGCCCGATCCCCGACACCGAGCCGGTCCCGATCACCCCGAGTTGA
- a CDS encoding ribonucleoside-diphosphate reductase subunit alpha gives MTITVVKRNGEREPYDANKINLAIEEASRGLSEEITWVTQIASELELTLFDGITTQQLDEAVIQVALQNVKDDPQFDTVAARLLLKTIYKRVLGDYSTDEELKDLHRAHFARAINRGVDELLLDSRFPALFDLDRLADALEPSRDGLLKYIGVVTLNNRYGIKARNGEPLEVPQFFWMRIAMGLSLNEADPTSHAIEFYDKMSKLEYLAAGSTLVNAGTAYPQLSNCFVMEMHDDIEHIAKSVRDVMWLTKGTGGIGLSVTKLRAQGSPIRSNNTMSTGPIPFMHTIDSVLRAVSRGGKKFGALCFYMENWHLDFPEFLDLRQNSGDPYRRTRTANTAVWISDEFMKRVQNDDDWYLFDPLEVADLNELYGEAFSKRYAEYVAQAEAGQLRMFKKISARSQFKDILMSLQTTSHPWLTWKDTINNRALNNNTGTIHLSNLCTEICLPQDLENISVCNLASINLSTHLKVDANGGLGFDWELIEDSARSAVRQLDNLIDITESSVAEADHANQMNRAIGLGVMGFTDVVEKLGFSYESEEAYALMDEIMEHVSYAAIDESADLARERGSYANFEGSRWSQGLVPFDSIELTEKDRGIAITVDRTMRLDWDRLREKVKGGMRNATLMAIAPTASIGLVAGTTPGLDPQFAQIFSRSTSNGKFLEVNRNLVADLQRLGIWEKVREQVLRSQGDIQVIAEIPDELKKVYKTSFQLSPYAFIEVAARAQKWIDQAISRNMYLETRDLGDMMDIYYKAWEKGVKTTYYLHVKPRHQAEQSTVKVNKAEEITAGAKRGFGAAGPAAAPASEAPAAAPGSPRRGFGGLA, from the coding sequence GTGACCATCACCGTCGTGAAGCGCAACGGAGAGCGCGAGCCGTACGACGCCAACAAGATCAACCTGGCGATCGAGGAGGCGAGCCGCGGACTCTCCGAGGAGATCACCTGGGTCACCCAGATCGCGTCGGAGCTCGAGCTCACGCTCTTCGACGGCATCACGACGCAGCAGCTCGACGAGGCCGTCATCCAGGTCGCCCTCCAGAACGTCAAGGACGACCCGCAGTTCGACACCGTCGCCGCGCGCCTCCTCCTCAAGACGATCTACAAGCGCGTGCTCGGCGACTACAGCACCGACGAGGAGCTCAAGGACCTCCACCGCGCCCACTTCGCGCGCGCCATCAACCGCGGCGTCGACGAGCTCCTGCTCGACTCGCGCTTCCCCGCCCTCTTCGACCTCGACCGTCTCGCCGACGCCCTCGAGCCGAGCCGCGACGGCCTCCTCAAGTACATCGGCGTCGTCACGCTCAACAACCGCTACGGCATCAAGGCCCGCAACGGCGAGCCGCTCGAGGTGCCCCAGTTCTTCTGGATGCGCATCGCCATGGGCCTCTCGCTCAACGAGGCCGACCCCACGAGCCACGCGATCGAGTTCTACGACAAGATGTCGAAGCTCGAGTACCTCGCCGCCGGCTCGACGCTCGTCAACGCGGGCACCGCCTACCCCCAGCTCTCCAACTGCTTCGTCATGGAGATGCACGACGACATCGAGCACATCGCCAAGAGCGTGCGCGACGTCATGTGGCTCACGAAGGGCACGGGCGGCATCGGCCTCTCGGTCACCAAGCTCCGTGCGCAGGGCTCGCCCATCCGCTCCAACAACACCATGAGCACGGGACCCATCCCGTTCATGCACACGATCGACTCGGTGCTGCGCGCGGTCAGCCGCGGCGGCAAGAAGTTCGGCGCCCTGTGCTTCTACATGGAGAACTGGCACCTCGACTTCCCCGAGTTCCTCGACCTGCGCCAGAACTCGGGCGACCCCTACCGCCGCACCCGCACCGCCAACACGGCCGTCTGGATCTCCGACGAGTTCATGAAGCGCGTGCAGAACGACGACGACTGGTACCTCTTCGACCCGCTCGAGGTCGCCGACCTCAACGAGCTCTACGGCGAGGCGTTCTCGAAGCGCTACGCCGAGTACGTCGCGCAGGCCGAGGCCGGCCAGCTGCGCATGTTCAAGAAGATCTCCGCGCGGTCGCAGTTCAAGGACATCCTCATGTCGCTCCAGACCACGAGCCACCCGTGGCTCACCTGGAAGGACACGATCAACAACCGCGCCCTCAACAACAACACGGGCACGATCCACCTCTCGAACCTCTGCACCGAGATCTGCCTCCCGCAGGACCTCGAGAACATCTCCGTCTGCAACCTGGCCTCCATCAACCTCTCGACCCACCTCAAGGTCGACGCGAACGGCGGCCTCGGATTCGACTGGGAGCTCATCGAGGACTCCGCGCGCAGCGCCGTGCGTCAGCTCGACAACCTCATCGACATCACCGAGTCGTCGGTCGCCGAGGCGGACCACGCCAACCAGATGAACCGCGCCATCGGCCTCGGCGTCATGGGCTTCACGGATGTCGTCGAGAAGCTCGGCTTCTCGTACGAGTCCGAGGAGGCCTACGCCCTCATGGACGAGATCATGGAGCACGTCTCCTACGCGGCGATCGACGAGTCGGCCGACCTCGCCCGCGAGCGCGGCTCGTACGCGAACTTCGAGGGCTCGCGCTGGTCGCAGGGCCTCGTGCCGTTCGACTCGATCGAGCTCACCGAGAAGGACCGCGGCATCGCGATCACGGTCGACCGCACCATGCGCCTCGACTGGGACCGCCTGCGCGAGAAGGTCAAGGGCGGCATGCGCAACGCGACGCTCATGGCGATCGCGCCCACGGCATCCATCGGCCTCGTCGCCGGCACCACGCCCGGCCTCGACCCGCAGTTCGCTCAGATCTTCAGCCGCTCGACCTCGAACGGCAAGTTCCTCGAGGTCAACCGCAACCTCGTGGCCGACCTGCAGCGCCTCGGCATCTGGGAGAAGGTGCGCGAGCAGGTGCTGCGCAGCCAGGGCGACATCCAGGTGATCGCCGAGATCCCCGACGAGCTCAAGAAGGTCTACAAGACGAGCTTCCAGCTCTCGCCGTACGCCTTCATCGAGGTCGCGGCGCGCGCCCAGAAGTGGATCGACCAGGCCATCAGCCGCAACATGTACCTCGAGACGCGCGACCTCGGCGACATGATGGACATCTACTACAAGGCGTGGGAGAAGGGCGTCAAGACGACGTACTACCTGCACGTCAAGCCCCGTCACCAGGCCGAGCAGTCCACCGTCAAGGTCAACAAGGCGGAGGAGATCACGGCCGGCGCCAAGCGCGGCTTCGGCGCCGCAGGCCCCGCGGCCGCCCCGGCATCCGAGGCTCCCGCCGCCGCCCCCGGCTCGCCGCGTCGCGGATTCGGCGGCCTCGCATGA
- a CDS encoding ribonucleotide-diphosphate reductase subunit beta, which translates to MPILGTGVQEGLLLKPITYQWAMDLYDQAVANTWFPNEIQLGEDLADFKKMTDEERHAVTFLISYFNPNELLVNKALAFGVYPYVNAPEAHLYLAKQMWEEANHCMSFEYVLETFPIDRNEAYNSHVDIPSMARKEEFEVKFIKRMTEETLDITTTAGKQDFIRNLIAYNIILEGIWFYSGFMVALSFRQRNLLRNFGSLVDWIVRDESLHLKFGINLILTVLDENPDLQTPEFAAEIKQMILDAVEMEEQYNNDLLPNGILGLNANYINQYVKYLADRRLEELGFGTHYNVVNPAKWMATANDTLELVNFFESTNTSYEANAKASTGDRPKE; encoded by the coding sequence ATGCCCATCCTCGGCACCGGAGTCCAGGAAGGACTCCTCCTCAAGCCCATCACCTACCAGTGGGCGATGGACCTCTACGACCAGGCGGTCGCCAACACCTGGTTCCCCAACGAGATCCAGCTCGGCGAGGACCTCGCCGACTTCAAGAAGATGACCGACGAGGAGCGCCACGCGGTCACCTTCCTCATCTCGTACTTCAACCCCAACGAGCTGCTCGTCAACAAGGCGCTCGCGTTCGGGGTGTACCCGTACGTGAACGCGCCGGAGGCGCACCTCTATCTCGCGAAGCAGATGTGGGAGGAGGCCAACCACTGCATGTCGTTCGAGTACGTGCTCGAGACGTTCCCGATCGACCGCAACGAGGCCTACAACTCGCACGTCGACATCCCCTCCATGGCGCGCAAGGAGGAGTTCGAGGTCAAGTTCATCAAGCGGATGACCGAGGAGACCCTCGACATCACGACGACCGCGGGCAAGCAGGACTTCATCCGGAACCTGATCGCCTACAACATCATCCTCGAGGGCATCTGGTTCTACTCGGGGTTCATGGTGGCGCTCTCGTTCCGTCAGCGGAACCTGCTGCGCAACTTCGGTTCGCTCGTCGACTGGATCGTGCGCGACGAGTCGCTGCACCTCAAGTTCGGCATCAACCTCATCCTCACGGTGCTCGACGAGAACCCCGATCTGCAGACCCCGGAGTTCGCGGCCGAGATCAAGCAGATGATCCTCGACGCCGTCGAGATGGAGGAGCAGTACAACAACGACCTGCTCCCGAACGGCATCCTCGGCCTCAACGCGAACTACATCAACCAGTACGTGAAGTACCTCGCCGACCGTCGCCTCGAGGAGCTCGGCTTCGGCACGCACTACAACGTGGTGAACCCGGCCAAGTGGATGGCGACGGCGAACGACACGCTCGAGCTCGTCAACTTCTTCGAGTCGACGAACACCTCCTACGAGGCGAACGCCAAGGCGTCGACGGGCGACCGCCCGAAGGAGTAG
- a CDS encoding pyridoxamine 5'-phosphate oxidase family protein codes for MEHGAETLDIETCWDLLGTGRIGRVVFAEGEEIEVFPVNYSVGGRSVLFRSAPGTKLELVLDRPRVAFEVDHTDDEVAWSVILWGTAERLEYDDEIEHTGVLGLVSWAPSEKHNYVRITPDKVSGRRFRRDASE; via the coding sequence ATGGAGCACGGAGCGGAGACGCTGGACATCGAGACCTGTTGGGACCTGCTGGGCACGGGGCGCATCGGACGCGTCGTCTTCGCGGAGGGCGAGGAGATCGAGGTGTTCCCCGTGAACTACTCGGTGGGCGGGCGCAGCGTGCTGTTCCGCAGCGCGCCCGGCACGAAGCTCGAGCTCGTGCTCGACCGGCCGCGCGTCGCCTTCGAGGTGGACCACACCGACGACGAGGTCGCCTGGAGCGTCATCCTCTGGGGCACCGCGGAGCGCCTCGAGTACGACGACGAGATCGAGCACACGGGCGTGCTCGGGCTCGTGAGCTGGGCCCCGTCGGAGAAGCACAACTACGTGCGCATCACGCCCGACAAGGTGAGCGGGCGGCGGTTCCGCCGCGACGCATCCGAGTGA
- a CDS encoding VOC family protein has protein sequence MSQKITPFLWFGGRLGEAIELYTSTFPDSEVLETVDRDGQLFTANFRIGGIEVSGMNVPEGPVFNEAISLVVDCDDQAEVDRYWEALTAGGGREDRCGWLVDPFGVSWQITPRRLIELVNDPDPARAQRAMEEMLTQNKIDIAAIERAADG, from the coding sequence ATGTCTCAGAAGATCACACCGTTCCTGTGGTTCGGGGGTCGGCTGGGGGAGGCGATCGAGCTGTACACCTCGACCTTCCCCGACAGCGAAGTGCTCGAAACCGTGGACAGGGACGGCCAGCTCTTCACCGCGAACTTCCGCATCGGCGGCATCGAGGTGTCGGGCATGAACGTGCCCGAGGGGCCGGTGTTCAACGAGGCGATCTCGCTCGTCGTCGACTGCGACGATCAGGCCGAGGTCGACCGCTACTGGGAGGCGCTCACCGCGGGCGGCGGCCGCGAGGACCGCTGCGGCTGGCTCGTCGACCCGTTCGGCGTGAGCTGGCAGATCACCCCGCGCCGACTCATCGAGCTCGTCAACGACCCCGACCCCGCGCGTGCGCAGCGGGCGATGGAGGAGATGCTGACGCAGAACAAGATCGACATCGCCGCGATCGAGCGAGCCGCCGACGGCTAG
- a CDS encoding pyridoxal 5'-phosphate synthase — MTTELRARLRTLPSFPRELPEFAPDAAPTTPQELFLAWLDEAVATGVLAPHAATLATVDETGPSARVLVLKDVDADGWAIATPADSRPGQAMTASGRAALTFFWPALGRQVRVEGEVRRADAADAAADFRDRPAEARATALVGRPTPTLADDAEYAAARAEALARVEADPSLVPETWALWWVAPGTVEFWQASHDRAHTRLRYRADADVWVRERLWP, encoded by the coding sequence GTGACCACCGAGCTCCGCGCGCGCCTCCGCACCCTGCCGTCGTTCCCGCGCGAGCTGCCCGAGTTCGCCCCGGATGCCGCGCCGACGACCCCGCAGGAGCTCTTCCTCGCGTGGCTCGACGAGGCCGTGGCCACGGGCGTGCTCGCGCCGCACGCCGCGACGCTCGCGACGGTCGACGAGACGGGTCCGAGCGCGCGCGTGCTCGTGCTCAAGGACGTCGACGCCGACGGCTGGGCGATCGCGACGCCCGCCGACAGCCGTCCGGGCCAGGCGATGACGGCATCCGGCCGCGCGGCCCTCACCTTCTTCTGGCCCGCCCTCGGGCGGCAGGTGCGCGTCGAGGGGGAGGTGCGCCGAGCGGATGCCGCGGATGCCGCCGCCGACTTCCGCGACCGCCCCGCCGAGGCGCGCGCCACCGCGCTCGTCGGGCGCCCCACGCCGACGCTCGCGGACGATGCGGAGTACGCGGCGGCGCGTGCCGAGGCGCTCGCACGTGTCGAGGCCGACCCCTCGCTCGTGCCCGAGACCTGGGCCCTGTGGTGGGTCGCGCCGGGCACCGTCGAGTTCTGGCAGGCCTCGCACGACCGCGCCCACACGCGCCTTCGCTACCGCGCCGACGCAGACGTCTGGGTGCGTGAGAGGCTGTGGCCGTGA
- a CDS encoding ATP-binding protein, whose translation MNRPSLHLVFGLPGAGKSTRSRHIVETESAVRLDPDPWIVALGVSLVDYDFRFTLQHQLLAHAGDILRVGANVVVEFGTWSRVEREAVRRVAVDAGARTVLHFVDAPLDELVRRVRERGGPDAEALIADVLIGLSDRFERPDPDEIALYDRYVGPEDDPLAA comes from the coding sequence GTGAACCGCCCGTCCCTCCACCTCGTCTTCGGTCTGCCGGGCGCGGGCAAGTCGACGCGGTCGCGGCACATCGTCGAGACGGAGTCGGCGGTGCGGCTCGACCCCGACCCGTGGATCGTCGCGCTCGGCGTGAGCCTCGTCGACTACGACTTCCGCTTCACGCTGCAGCACCAGCTGCTCGCGCACGCGGGCGACATCCTGCGGGTGGGCGCGAACGTCGTGGTCGAGTTCGGCACGTGGTCGCGAGTCGAGCGCGAGGCCGTGCGGCGGGTCGCCGTCGACGCGGGTGCTCGCACCGTGCTGCACTTCGTCGACGCCCCGCTCGACGAGCTCGTCCGGCGCGTCCGCGAACGCGGCGGACCCGACGCCGAGGCTCTCATCGCCGACGTGCTCATCGGGCTCTCCGACCGGTTCGAGCGCCCCGACCCCGACGAGATCGCGCTCTACGACCGCTACGTCGGCCCCGAAGACGACCCGCTCGCGGCATAG
- a CDS encoding ABC transporter ATP-binding protein produces MLRAYRGRLAIAVLAFGIKDSPLWLLPVITASVIDVVVAGGPAIRLAWVAAGAVVLLALNYPMHVLFVRLFFGTSRALGAQLRNRLAERLQSLSIGFHSRSSAAVIQTKVVRDVENVELMFQQAGPPALSAVFSLAGAVTMTAIAVPQFLVVYVLTVPVAATLTLAMRRRSARRNEDFRREVERFSSRVGEMATLIPITRAHGLERVAHERVARSAEGVRDAGMTLDLLNGRFGAATWISFQLLGIGCLVIAALAAISGWLPVTAGEVVLLGSYFSILTGAVTQLVSMIPLVAKGLESVRSIAEVMQEPDIERNEGKEAVEAVEGRIRLERVAFRYPGSDGGALDDIDLDVAPGETIAFVGPSGSGKSTMLNLVLGFLRPSEGRILLDGRDMETLDLRTVRRHVSVVPQESVLFEGSIRENVAYGLDNVPDERVLAALADANALEIVEALPDGWDTVVGERGARLSGGQRQRIAIARALVRDPRILLLDEATSALDTESEAKVKQALDTLMRGRTTLVVAHRLSTIRSATRIVVLDHGRIAEVGSHDELLAAGGRYAQLHRIQSA; encoded by the coding sequence ATGCTGCGCGCGTACCGCGGCCGGCTCGCGATCGCCGTGCTCGCCTTCGGCATCAAGGACAGCCCGCTGTGGCTCCTGCCGGTCATCACGGCATCCGTCATCGACGTCGTCGTCGCGGGCGGGCCGGCGATCCGCCTCGCGTGGGTCGCCGCGGGCGCCGTCGTGCTGCTCGCGCTCAACTACCCGATGCACGTGCTGTTCGTGCGGCTGTTCTTCGGCACGAGCCGCGCCCTGGGCGCGCAGCTGCGCAACCGTCTCGCCGAACGCCTCCAGAGTCTCTCGATCGGCTTCCACTCGCGGTCGTCGGCCGCCGTCATCCAGACGAAGGTCGTGCGCGACGTCGAGAACGTCGAGCTCATGTTCCAGCAGGCCGGCCCGCCCGCGCTGTCGGCGGTGTTCTCGCTCGCGGGAGCCGTCACGATGACGGCGATCGCGGTGCCGCAGTTCCTCGTCGTCTACGTGCTCACCGTGCCGGTCGCGGCGACGCTCACCCTCGCCATGCGGAGGCGATCGGCTCGCCGCAACGAGGACTTCCGCCGCGAGGTGGAACGGTTCTCGAGCCGCGTCGGCGAGATGGCGACGCTCATCCCCATCACGCGCGCGCACGGCCTGGAGCGCGTCGCCCACGAGCGCGTCGCCCGCAGCGCGGAGGGCGTGCGCGACGCCGGCATGACGCTCGACCTGCTCAACGGCCGGTTCGGAGCGGCCACCTGGATCTCCTTCCAGCTGCTCGGGATCGGCTGCCTCGTGATCGCCGCCCTCGCGGCGATCTCGGGGTGGCTGCCCGTCACCGCCGGCGAGGTCGTGCTGCTCGGCTCCTACTTCTCGATCCTCACGGGCGCCGTCACCCAGCTCGTCTCGATGATCCCTCTCGTCGCCAAGGGCCTCGAGTCGGTGCGGTCGATCGCCGAGGTCATGCAGGAGCCCGACATCGAACGCAACGAGGGAAAGGAGGCGGTCGAGGCGGTCGAGGGCCGCATCCGCCTCGAGCGCGTCGCCTTCCGGTACCCCGGCTCCGACGGCGGCGCCCTCGACGACATCGACCTCGACGTTGCGCCCGGCGAGACGATCGCCTTCGTCGGGCCGTCCGGCTCCGGCAAGTCGACGATGCTGAACCTCGTGCTCGGCTTCCTGCGGCCGAGCGAGGGCCGCATCCTGCTCGACGGGCGCGACATGGAGACGCTCGACCTGCGCACCGTGCGGCGCCACGTGTCCGTCGTGCCGCAGGAGTCGGTGCTCTTCGAGGGCAGCATCCGTGAGAACGTCGCCTACGGGCTCGACAACGTGCCCGACGAGCGGGTGCTCGCGGCCCTCGCGGATGCCAACGCGCTCGAGATCGTCGAGGCCCTACCCGACGGATGGGACACCGTCGTCGGGGAGCGCGGCGCCCGACTCTCGGGTGGGCAGCGGCAGCGCATCGCCATCGCGCGCGCCCTCGTGCGCGACCCCCGCATCCTGCTGCTCGACGAGGCCACGAGCGCCCTCGACACCGAGTCGGAGGCGAAGGTCAAGCAGGCGCTTGACACGCTCATGCGGGGCCGCACGACGCTCGTGGTCGCGCACCGGCTCTCGACGATCCGCTCCGCCACCCGGATCGTCGTGCTCGACCACGGGCGGATCGCCGAGGTCGGCTCGCACGACGAGCTGCTCGCCGCCGGCGGCCGCTACGCGCAGCTGCACCGCATCCAGTCGGCGTAG